From the Labrus mixtus chromosome 17, fLabMix1.1, whole genome shotgun sequence genome, one window contains:
- the katnal2 gene encoding katanin p60 ATPase-containing subunit A-like 2 isoform X2, giving the protein MELSYQSMKIAHQAREADELRTEMRRKSLLILIYQELLGQGYMAAALALDQETNGGVRKFEVCDNIDLNMVLTEYESYHYVKFQKYPKLIRRKCEPGQGQYSAKSGTKKSPCSSVKPLPKISQTLQSGNSLKRTAATSHTNENCSTLPTELLEFGLNVSSIRSETVGETAIGRKEKLLKPLSGFYGMSGEMRELAAIISKDIYLHSPDVRWEDIIGLEDAKRLVKEAVVYPIKYPQLFTGILSPWKGLLLYGPPGTGKTLLAKAVATECKTTFFNISASSIVSKWRGDSEKLVRVLFELARYHAPSTIFLDELESVMSQRGGEHEGSRRMKTELLVQMDGLAKSNDLVFLLAASNLPWELDHAMLRRLEKRILVGLPSSTARRAMISDWLPPLSTTGGVELQTELDYETLAKEMDGYSGSDIRLVCKEAAMRPVRKIFDALESHLDGDSNMPAIKLETVTTADLREVISHTKPSARTLMDRFTAWEREYMSV; this is encoded by the exons ATGGAGCTCTCGTATCAGTCTATGAAAATCGCCCATCAAGCCCGGGAGGCA GATGAGCTGAGGACTGAAATGAGAAGGAAGagcctcctcatcctcatttACCAAGAGCTGCTTGGACAGGG CTACATGGCTGCAGCTTTAGCCTTGGACCAGGAGACTAATGGAGGTGTCAGAAAGTTCGAGGTTTGTGATAACATCGATCTGAATATGGTTCTGACGGAGTATGAGAGCTATCACTATGTCAAGTTCCAGAAATATCCCAAGCTTATTAGAAGAAAATGTGAACCAG gtcaaGGTCAATACAGTGCAAAAAGTGGTACAAAGAA GAGTCCTTGTTCATCTGTAAAGCCTCTTCCCAAAATCAGCCAGACCCTGCAGTCTGGAAACAGCCTCAAGAGGACAGCAGCCACTTCACATACAAAT gAGAACTGCTCCACTTTGCCAACAGAGCTGCTAGAGTTTGGTCTCAATGTTTCCTCAATTCGAAGTGAAACAGTTGGGGAGACAGCCATTGGCAGAAAG GAAAAGCTGCTGAAGCCCCTCAGTGGTTTTTATGGAATGAGTGGAGAGATGAGAGAACTTGCTGCAATCATCAGCAAa GACATCTATTTGCACAGCCCTGATGTGCGTTGGGAGGACATCATTGGCCTGGAGGATGCAAAGCGATTAGTCAAGGAGGCCGTCGTCTATCCCATTAAG TACCCTCAACTATTTACAGGCATACTTTCTCCATGGAAGGGTCTGCTGCTGTACGGCCCCCCAG gtACAGGTAAGACACTGTTGGCCAAGGCCGTGGCTACAGAATGTAAGACAACCTTCTTTAACATCTCAGCCTCAAGCATCGTCAGCAAGTGGAGAGGAGACTCTGAGAAACTGGTCAGG GTTTTGTTTGAGCTGGCCAGATACCATGCCCCATCCACAATCTTCCTAGATGAGTTGGAATCAGTGATGAGCCAGAGAGG AGGAGAGCATGAGGGGAGCCGCAGGATGAAGACTGAGCTTCTGGTTCAGATGGATGGACTTGCAAAGTCTAACGACCTCGTGTTTTTATTGGCTGCTTCCAACTTGCCTTG GGAACTGGACCATGCCATGTTGCGCAGGTTAGAGAAAAGGATTTTAGTAGGTCTCCCTTCTTCAACAGCACGCCGAGCCATGATTTCTGATTGGCTTCCTCCTCTTAGCACCACTGGAGGGGTGGAATTGCAAACTGAGCTGGACTATGAAACTTTGGCGAAG GAGATGGACGGTTACTCTGGCTCTGATATAAGACTGGTGTGTAAGGAGGCTGCAATGAGACCAGTTCGCAAGATTTTTGATGCTCTTGAGTCACATCTGGATG GAGATTCTAACATGCCTGCCATCAAGCTGGAAACAGTGACGACAGCTGACCTGCGAGAAGTCATAAGTCACACCAAACCTTCAGCTCGAACCTTGATGGACAGATTTACAGCCTGGGAGAGAGAGTACATGTCtgtttaa
- the katnal2 gene encoding katanin p60 ATPase-containing subunit A-like 2 isoform X1, producing MELSYQSMKIAHQAREADELRTEMRRKSLLILIYQELLGQGYMAAALALDQETNGGVRKFEVCDNIDLNMVLTEYESYHYVKFQKYPKLIRRKCEPGQGQYSAKSGTKKSPCSSVKPLPKISQTLQSGNSLKRTAATSHTNENCSTLPTELLEFGLNVSSIRSETVGETAIGRKVQMSDSKGSINDIVKGASCDSDYMEKLLKPLSGFYGMSGEMRELAAIISKDIYLHSPDVRWEDIIGLEDAKRLVKEAVVYPIKYPQLFTGILSPWKGLLLYGPPGTGKTLLAKAVATECKTTFFNISASSIVSKWRGDSEKLVRVLFELARYHAPSTIFLDELESVMSQRGGEHEGSRRMKTELLVQMDGLAKSNDLVFLLAASNLPWELDHAMLRRLEKRILVGLPSSTARRAMISDWLPPLSTTGGVELQTELDYETLAKEMDGYSGSDIRLVCKEAAMRPVRKIFDALESHLDGDSNMPAIKLETVTTADLREVISHTKPSARTLMDRFTAWEREYMSV from the exons ATGGAGCTCTCGTATCAGTCTATGAAAATCGCCCATCAAGCCCGGGAGGCA GATGAGCTGAGGACTGAAATGAGAAGGAAGagcctcctcatcctcatttACCAAGAGCTGCTTGGACAGGG CTACATGGCTGCAGCTTTAGCCTTGGACCAGGAGACTAATGGAGGTGTCAGAAAGTTCGAGGTTTGTGATAACATCGATCTGAATATGGTTCTGACGGAGTATGAGAGCTATCACTATGTCAAGTTCCAGAAATATCCCAAGCTTATTAGAAGAAAATGTGAACCAG gtcaaGGTCAATACAGTGCAAAAAGTGGTACAAAGAA GAGTCCTTGTTCATCTGTAAAGCCTCTTCCCAAAATCAGCCAGACCCTGCAGTCTGGAAACAGCCTCAAGAGGACAGCAGCCACTTCACATACAAAT gAGAACTGCTCCACTTTGCCAACAGAGCTGCTAGAGTTTGGTCTCAATGTTTCCTCAATTCGAAGTGAAACAGTTGGGGAGACAGCCATTGGCAGAAAG GTCCAGATGAGCGATAGCAAAGGATCGATCAATGACATTGTCAAAGGAGCAAGCTGTGACTCAGACTACATG GAAAAGCTGCTGAAGCCCCTCAGTGGTTTTTATGGAATGAGTGGAGAGATGAGAGAACTTGCTGCAATCATCAGCAAa GACATCTATTTGCACAGCCCTGATGTGCGTTGGGAGGACATCATTGGCCTGGAGGATGCAAAGCGATTAGTCAAGGAGGCCGTCGTCTATCCCATTAAG TACCCTCAACTATTTACAGGCATACTTTCTCCATGGAAGGGTCTGCTGCTGTACGGCCCCCCAG gtACAGGTAAGACACTGTTGGCCAAGGCCGTGGCTACAGAATGTAAGACAACCTTCTTTAACATCTCAGCCTCAAGCATCGTCAGCAAGTGGAGAGGAGACTCTGAGAAACTGGTCAGG GTTTTGTTTGAGCTGGCCAGATACCATGCCCCATCCACAATCTTCCTAGATGAGTTGGAATCAGTGATGAGCCAGAGAGG AGGAGAGCATGAGGGGAGCCGCAGGATGAAGACTGAGCTTCTGGTTCAGATGGATGGACTTGCAAAGTCTAACGACCTCGTGTTTTTATTGGCTGCTTCCAACTTGCCTTG GGAACTGGACCATGCCATGTTGCGCAGGTTAGAGAAAAGGATTTTAGTAGGTCTCCCTTCTTCAACAGCACGCCGAGCCATGATTTCTGATTGGCTTCCTCCTCTTAGCACCACTGGAGGGGTGGAATTGCAAACTGAGCTGGACTATGAAACTTTGGCGAAG GAGATGGACGGTTACTCTGGCTCTGATATAAGACTGGTGTGTAAGGAGGCTGCAATGAGACCAGTTCGCAAGATTTTTGATGCTCTTGAGTCACATCTGGATG GAGATTCTAACATGCCTGCCATCAAGCTGGAAACAGTGACGACAGCTGACCTGCGAGAAGTCATAAGTCACACCAAACCTTCAGCTCGAACCTTGATGGACAGATTTACAGCCTGGGAGAGAGAGTACATGTCtgtttaa
- the ier3ip1 gene encoding immediate early response 3-interacting protein 1: protein MAFTLYSLHHTAVLCTNAIAVLHEERFLCKIGWGADQRVGGFGDDPRIKAQVLNLIRSVRTVMRGQKSVFLCPQK from the exons ATGGCGTTTACACTGTATTCACTTCACCACACTGCAGTTCTTTGCACTAATGCAATCGCTGTGTTGCACGAGGAAAGGTTTCTCTGCAAGA TCGGATGGGGCGCTGACCAGAGAGTTGGAGGTTTTGGGGACGATCCAAGAATTAAAGCCCAGGTCCTCAATCTAATCCGTTCAGTCCGGACTGTCATGAGAGGTCAGAAATCTGTTTTCTTATGTCCACAGAAATGA
- the hdhd2 gene encoding haloacid dehalogenase-like hydrolase domain-containing protein 2 has translation MAGRKALKAVLIDLSGTLHIEDTAVPGAQDALNRLRQASLAVKFVTNTTKESKRNLVVRLQRLNFNLQEQEVFTSLSAARSLLLQKQHRPLLLVEDSAMEDFTGIDTSEPNAVVIGLAPDHFNYQMLNKAFRLILSGAPLIAIHKARYYKRMDGLALGPGPFVTGLEYATDCKATVVGKPENTFFLQALSDLGCRPDEAIMIGDDARDDVGGAQNTGMLGILVRTGKYREGDENKINPPPHLTCDSFPDAVEHILKNLL, from the exons ATGGCAGGCCGAAAGGCTCTGAAGGCCGTGCTCATCGACCTGAGTGGAACTCTTCACATAGAAGACACAGCGGTACCAGGGGCACAGGATGCTCTGAATAG GTTACGGCAGGCTTCTTTAGCTGTGAAATTTGTGACCAATACAACAAAGGAGAGTAAGAGGAACTTAGTGGTACGACTGCAGCGTCTCAACTTCAACCTCCAG GAACAGGAAGTCTTCACCTCACTGAGTGCCGCAAGGAGTTTGTTATTGCAGAAACAACACAGACCGCTTTTGCTAGTGGAGGACAGCGCAATGGAAGATTTCACTG GTATTGACACGTCGGAGCCAAATGCTGTTGTTATTGGACTTGCTCCTGATCACTTCAACTACCAAATGCTCAACAAGGCTTTCAG ATTAATTCTCAGTGGCGCTCCTCTCATCGCCATTCATAAGGCCCGGTACTACAAACGTATGGATGGTTTGGCCTTGGGCCCCGGGCCCTTTGTGACGGGACTTGAATATGCCACAGACTGTAAAGCTACTGTAGTGGGGAAGccagaaaatacttttttcttgCAG GCTCTGTCTGATTTAGGGTGTAGGCCAGATGAAGCCATCATGATAGGAGAT GATGCCAGAGATGATGTAGGTGGGGCTCAGAACACAGGAATGTTGGGAATTCTGGTCAGGACAG GTAAATACAGAGAAGGAGATGAGAACAAAATCAACCCTCCTCCCCACCTGACATGTGACAGTTTTCCAGATGCTGTTGAACACATCCTGAAGAACCTCCTATAG